A part of Methanomassiliicoccales archaeon genomic DNA contains:
- a CDS encoding CBS domain-containing protein, protein MTLVGEVMTANPIVAQVPGSRNEVLRTMVKHNLTGLPVVRRNDGTLAGIITRQDIFSKPGEDQAAMIMNRDPPTISSKDPVEKAAKIFSESRIRHLPVVDNKKLVGILTPTDLLAVVEKKAVEGPVEKVIMSPCVPIYQEATLAVASVTLNVSKSSALPVLDDRGHLVGILTDRDIFNRSYIDGSVAVTELQLGKEHEEWSWDGLKNVMNLWYQVSKVELPGMLVKEIMVPNPVTVFKKTSISEAARIMRKNDFGQLPVRDAKDNLLAMIYDHDVISILCQEEE, encoded by the coding sequence ATGACCCTTGTTGGCGAAGTGATGACGGCCAATCCCATAGTCGCTCAGGTTCCGGGAAGTCGTAACGAGGTTCTCAGGACCATGGTGAAGCACAATCTGACCGGACTTCCCGTGGTAAGAAGAAATGATGGGACATTGGCCGGGATAATCACCAGGCAGGATATTTTTTCGAAACCGGGAGAGGACCAGGCGGCAATGATCATGAACAGGGACCCGCCGACAATAAGTTCGAAAGACCCCGTAGAAAAGGCGGCCAAGATATTCAGCGAAAGCAGGATAAGACATTTGCCTGTCGTGGACAACAAAAAATTGGTGGGCATTTTAACCCCTACCGACCTGCTCGCCGTGGTAGAAAAGAAGGCCGTGGAAGGCCCCGTGGAAAAGGTGATCATGTCCCCATGTGTACCGATATATCAAGAGGCCACGTTGGCGGTCGCATCGGTCACATTGAACGTGAGCAAGTCCTCCGCATTACCTGTTCTAGATGACAGAGGTCATCTGGTCGGCATATTGACCGACCGTGACATTTTCAACAGGTCTTATATTGATGGGTCCGTTGCCGTGACCGAACTTCAACTGGGAAAGGAACATGAGGAGTGGTCCTGGGATGGGCTGAAGAATGTCATGAACCTGTGGTACCAGGTATCCAAGGTCGAACTTCCAGGCATGCTCGTGAAGGAGATCATGGTCCCAAATCCCGTAACCGTGTTCAAGAAGACCTCCATCTCAGAGGCTGCGAGGATAATGAGGAAGAATGATTTCGGCCAGCTTCCGGTCAGAGATGCTAAGGACAATCTTCTGGCCATGATCTATGACCATGACGTCATCTCCATACTGTGCCAAGAAGAGGAGTGA
- a CDS encoding universal stress protein, whose amino-acid sequence MSSFKKILIPTDGSEYTKAAIAKGLMLAKQMGAEVTAMYIVDQTSFINFPMDSTIVSVYTLLEKEGKEAVDFVVKEGEKLGVKVSTVVEEGSPARKIVEASKNYDLIVMGTLGRTGVSKLLLGSVAEKVIRLAQCPVMVIKAEMEGN is encoded by the coding sequence ATGAGCTCTTTCAAGAAGATATTGATCCCGACCGACGGAAGCGAGTATACTAAGGCCGCGATAGCCAAAGGGCTCATGCTGGCCAAACAGATGGGGGCCGAGGTCACCGCTATGTATATTGTCGATCAGACCTCGTTCATCAATTTCCCAATGGATTCCACCATCGTCTCGGTCTATACGTTATTGGAGAAGGAGGGCAAGGAAGCCGTGGACTTTGTTGTCAAAGAGGGCGAGAAGCTCGGCGTCAAGGTCAGCACGGTCGTGGAGGAAGGTTCGCCCGCCAGGAAGATAGTCGAGGCCTCAAAGAATTATGACCTGATAGTCATGGGGACGCTTGGAAGGACCGGTGTATCAAAGCTGTTGCTGGGCAGCGTTGCAGAGAAGGTCATCAGGTTGGCCCAATGCCCTGTTATGGTCATCAAGGCGGAAATGGAGGGTAACTGA
- a CDS encoding amidohydrolase family protein: MRYVCGMVLTSEGFINASVGYEDGMVKEVAEGEVNDPVMRGYVLPTFIDAHTHLADLRAPLDMRMPLEEVVAPPHGLKHLYLRNARPSEIARTFKMLSRRMARNGISRFIDFREGGAEGAKLLRSVGPHGSRPIVMGRPISLRYDREEVEELLVHVDGVGVSSMLDWDEGELVALAEHVVKKGKMFALHVSERVREDIEKVLDLRPSFIVHMTKATIGDMEACRDADVPIVVCPRSNMFFGNTPPLADMIKSGAELALGTDNAMISMPDMLSEIEFAARILRSQGVKDVSPVLKMAIAGGRLILNERDGISIEPGTPCDFMVIRSRGGDPFTDILLRSGERDVRMVCIGKRCWRGWR, from the coding sequence ATGCGGTATGTATGTGGCATGGTCCTTACCTCTGAAGGATTCATCAACGCATCCGTCGGATACGAAGATGGCATGGTCAAGGAGGTCGCTGAAGGCGAGGTCAATGACCCGGTGATGAGAGGGTATGTCCTACCGACCTTTATCGACGCCCATACCCACCTTGCTGACCTTCGTGCGCCATTAGATATGAGGATGCCCCTCGAGGAGGTAGTTGCTCCTCCACATGGCCTTAAACATCTTTACCTTCGGAATGCACGGCCCTCGGAGATCGCGCGCACTTTCAAGATGCTCTCACGAAGAATGGCAAGGAATGGCATATCAAGATTCATCGACTTCAGGGAAGGTGGGGCTGAGGGGGCGAAATTGCTCAGATCTGTTGGTCCTCACGGCTCCCGACCTATCGTGATGGGAAGACCCATATCGTTGCGTTATGACAGGGAAGAGGTCGAAGAACTGTTGGTACATGTGGACGGTGTAGGGGTGTCCTCAATGTTGGATTGGGACGAGGGAGAGCTTGTGGCTTTGGCCGAACATGTGGTCAAAAAGGGAAAGATGTTCGCCCTTCATGTCTCGGAGAGGGTCAGGGAAGATATAGAAAAAGTGTTGGACCTGAGACCTTCCTTCATCGTGCATATGACAAAGGCGACCATCGGGGATATGGAAGCCTGCAGGGATGCCGACGTCCCCATCGTTGTTTGCCCAAGATCCAATATGTTCTTCGGTAACACCCCCCCTCTGGCAGATATGATAAAAAGCGGAGCAGAGCTTGCCCTTGGAACGGACAACGCCATGATCTCGATGCCTGACATGCTATCCGAGATCGAGTTCGCGGCGAGGATTTTGAGAAGTCAGGGTGTAAAGGATGTCTCCCCTGTCCTGAAAATGGCGATTGCTGGAGGAAGATTAATTTTAAATGAAAGGGATGGTATAAGCATAGAACCTGGAACACCATGCGATTTCATGGTGATCAGGTCACGTGGTGGAGACCCCTTCACAGACATCCTTCTTCGCTCTGGCGAAAGGGATGTCAGGATGGTCTGCATCGGCAAACGCTGCTGGAGAGGATGGAGATGA
- a CDS encoding cation:proton antiporter has protein sequence MNDQEMFALLMVLAVTSQFIAVRFGTTAAIIEMVLGTVVANIMEVKVTSFEWLLFLTSLAGVFMTFLAGSEVDKTSLIKNLKGSILIGGASFLAPFLGVFMVTKDVLGWDINASLLAAVALSETSIAIVYVVLVEGGKSGTPLGSMLLSACFFTNLFSSIALTLLFSEPSLGLAILASVLIAIWLFSSKGMIKVSKIFKERSSDAVIKTVIMLLAIMMAISVFAGVAAVLGAYVTGVAMANFMRHQYDDARKMKVLTTSFLSSFFFISAGMSVDASVLLSAMFVILFLMGVRLAVKTLAVGVVMRITRSESVLYSALLMSTSLTFGMVFCQFGLANGIIGQSEFSVLVMVLILCAIVPTIIAQRYYNPWR, from the coding sequence GTGAACGATCAAGAAATGTTCGCGCTCCTGATGGTATTGGCCGTCACATCGCAGTTCATCGCTGTCAGGTTCGGGACAACAGCGGCAATCATCGAAATGGTCCTAGGCACGGTCGTTGCAAATATTATGGAAGTAAAAGTAACATCATTTGAATGGCTTCTGTTCCTGACATCCTTGGCGGGGGTGTTCATGACCTTCCTTGCTGGAAGTGAGGTGGACAAGACCTCACTTATAAAAAATTTAAAGGGAAGCATCCTGATCGGAGGAGCATCCTTCTTGGCACCCTTCCTAGGCGTGTTCATGGTCACGAAGGACGTATTAGGATGGGATATCAACGCCTCGTTATTGGCCGCTGTGGCCTTGTCTGAGACATCGATCGCGATAGTCTATGTCGTTCTTGTTGAGGGTGGTAAGAGCGGCACCCCTTTGGGTTCGATGCTATTATCGGCCTGCTTCTTTACCAACCTATTCTCATCCATAGCCCTGACATTGCTGTTCTCTGAGCCTTCTCTTGGTTTGGCCATACTTGCATCGGTGTTGATAGCAATTTGGTTGTTTTCCTCAAAGGGAATGATCAAGGTCTCTAAGATCTTCAAGGAGAGGTCCAGCGATGCCGTCATAAAGACGGTCATCATGCTTTTGGCAATAATGATGGCCATATCGGTATTCGCTGGTGTCGCTGCGGTCCTCGGCGCATATGTCACAGGCGTTGCCATGGCAAATTTCATGCGGCATCAATATGACGATGCACGTAAGATGAAGGTCCTCACGACATCATTCCTATCTTCCTTTTTCTTCATCTCAGCTGGGATGAGCGTTGACGCGTCTGTCCTTCTGAGCGCTATGTTCGTCATCCTTTTCTTGATGGGCGTAAGATTGGCCGTGAAGACACTGGCCGTCGGGGTCGTTATGAGAATTACAAGGTCCGAGAGCGTATTGTATTCTGCTCTATTGATGTCTACAAGCCTCACATTTGGGATGGTCTTCTGTCAGTTCGGGCTGGCGAACGGGATCATCGGTCAGAGCGAGTTCTCGGTCCTTGTCATGGTATTGATTTTATGTGCGATAGTGCCTACCATCATAGCACAGAGGTACTACAATCCATGGAGATGA
- a CDS encoding universal stress protein: MTLDDLKPLKLLVAVDGSMGSVKAVQKAAELAKDAVAHEVVIIHVMEMREFPSLISDAYDESKEARAKAVLDDMTEVANSAGIEVKAVLLKGHPVQSVLDYADIFKPNMILVGSRGMNPAKNVILGSVSSAISKKAKCPVLIVRSD; this comes from the coding sequence TTGACCCTCGACGACTTAAAGCCGTTGAAATTATTGGTGGCGGTGGACGGTTCCATGGGGAGCGTGAAGGCGGTCCAGAAAGCAGCTGAGCTTGCGAAGGATGCCGTGGCTCACGAGGTGGTCATCATTCATGTGATGGAGATGAGAGAGTTCCCAAGCCTCATATCCGATGCATATGATGAGTCGAAGGAAGCAAGGGCGAAGGCGGTTCTTGACGATATGACCGAGGTGGCGAACTCAGCTGGTATCGAGGTCAAGGCGGTCCTGCTCAAAGGACATCCTGTCCAATCGGTCCTTGATTATGCTGACATTTTTAAACCGAATATGATATTGGTAGGTAGCAGAGGGATGAACCCTGCGAAGAACGTCATCCTGGGGAGCGTGTCCTCAGCGATCAGCAAGAAGGCGAAGTGTCCAGTTCTGATCGTGAGGTCAGATTAA
- a CDS encoding 4Fe-4S binding protein produces MVVKVKKEDCVGCGACEDACPNGAIKVDEIAVVSEKDCVDCGACVDECPNKALEL; encoded by the coding sequence ATGGTCGTCAAGGTCAAGAAAGAAGACTGTGTTGGATGTGGAGCATGTGAGGACGCCTGCCCTAATGGCGCCATCAAGGTCGATGAGATCGCGGTCGTCAGTGAGAAGGACTGCGTCGACTGTGGTGCATGCGTTGACGAGTGCCCGAACAAAGCTCTTGAACTTTAA
- a CDS encoding flavodoxin family protein yields MIDEVFKMKVLTINGSPRKEGNTSRLLRLFTEEHAGLDLRWYDLVDMKIKDCVACLHCKTHDSCSIKDDMTKLYKDLKECDALVIGSPIYMGAETGIMKCMIDRMYALLAPVEGPKRYAPRLPQRKKALVLLTCGNPQPEATLGHQRDRFYSVMAMQGFSEVKVILVGGAMMNADIREKAEIPALVNEARSFLRD; encoded by the coding sequence TTGATCGACGAGGTCTTCAAGATGAAGGTATTGACCATCAACGGCAGCCCGAGGAAAGAGGGCAACACCTCGAGGCTTTTGAGACTGTTCACGGAAGAACATGCTGGGTTGGACCTGAGATGGTATGACCTGGTGGACATGAAGATAAAGGATTGTGTTGCCTGTCTGCATTGCAAGACCCACGACTCGTGCTCGATAAAGGACGACATGACGAAGCTATACAAGGACCTGAAGGAATGCGATGCGCTCGTCATCGGGTCCCCCATCTATATGGGTGCCGAGACTGGGATCATGAAATGCATGATAGACCGTATGTATGCACTTTTAGCCCCGGTAGAAGGACCTAAAAGATATGCTCCTAGGTTACCTCAAAGAAAAAAGGCGTTAGTATTATTGACATGCGGTAATCCTCAGCCCGAGGCAACGCTCGGACATCAAAGGGACAGGTTCTATTCAGTCATGGCGATGCAGGGCTTCTCAGAGGTCAAGGTCATACTTGTAGGAGGGGCGATGATGAATGCTGACATCAGGGAAAAAGCTGAGATACCTGCTCTGGTCAACGAGGCAAGGTCGTTCCTTCGCGATTAG
- the thpR gene encoding RNA 2',3'-cyclic phosphodiesterase, with protein sequence MRFRAFIAVEVAPTERLLSLLNDLGKIGPGLKPVEKENVHVTLKFLGDIEERLVTDVERCMRDSVAGVAPFTIFLKGTGYFPPKGPAKTLWVGIEGAEPMVHIANRLEKDLRDLGFEPEERPFKPHLTVGRVKDNKAAFASEMAVHRYKDEVFGPQVVSSIKLKRSILGRFGPTYSDIIEVQLH encoded by the coding sequence GTGAGGTTCAGGGCCTTCATAGCGGTCGAGGTCGCCCCTACTGAAAGGCTACTATCATTGCTCAATGACCTTGGTAAGATAGGCCCAGGACTGAAACCAGTCGAGAAAGAGAACGTCCATGTCACATTGAAGTTCTTAGGGGACATCGAGGAAAGGCTTGTCACAGATGTTGAGAGATGTATGAGGGACTCGGTTGCAGGTGTGGCCCCTTTTACGATATTTCTGAAGGGCACCGGTTATTTTCCGCCGAAGGGCCCAGCAAAGACACTCTGGGTAGGCATAGAGGGGGCTGAGCCGATGGTCCATATCGCGAATAGGTTGGAAAAAGATCTAAGGGACCTAGGTTTTGAGCCTGAAGAACGCCCTTTTAAACCACACCTCACTGTAGGAAGGGTGAAGGACAACAAGGCCGCCTTTGCTTCAGAGATGGCCGTTCATAGGTACAAAGATGAGGTATTCGGTCCTCAGGTAGTGAGTTCTATAAAATTAAAAAGGTCCATACTTGGGCGCTTCGGTCCGACATACAGTGATATCATCGAGGTGCAACTTCACTGA